TCGACGAGGAAGCCGCAGCCCAGGGCGCCGAGCCCCAGCCCGAAGGTGGGTGCCGCGCCGGTGACGACGCCGGCGCGGTGCGGCGCGTGGGTGGGGTTGAGGTCGGCCAGGGCCGCGCCGAGGGCGGTCATCGCGGCCCCGGTGGCGACGCCCTGGACCAGGCGCGCGGTCAGCAGCAGGGACACGCTGTCCGCGACGAGGAAGAGTCCCATCGACGCGGCCTCCAGCGCGATCGCGGAGAGCAGTACCGGGCGGCGGCCGAGATGGTCGGACAGGGAGCCGAGCACCAGCAGGGCCGCGATCATCCCGAGCACATAGACGGCGAACACCGTGGTGAGGGTGGTCGCGGAGAAGTCCCAGTGCTGCTGGTAGACGACGTAGAGGGGGGACGGGGCGCTGGACGCGGCCATGAAGAGCACGAAGACGACGGCGATGGCGGCGAAAGCGGTCGGCCGGGTGAGCTCGCCGCGGCGGCGTCGACCGGGCGGGTTGGTATCGGAAGGAGGCGCTATCTGGTTCTTCCTGTCGCTGTTCCTGTCGCTGTCGCTGTCGGATAGGGCGGAGACGGACATGACTCTCTCCAAACGCAGTGATCGATGCGTTAAGGACGCTACCACTAACGCAACGATCAGTGCGATAATTTCCCCATGGATGACGCTCAAGCTCAGGTACGCCCCGGCGGTCGCTCCGCGAAGGTCCGCGCGGCCGTTCACCACGCCGTCGCACAGCTCCTCGCGGAGGAACCCGCGGAGGCCCTGACGATTCCCGCCGTCGCCGCCCGCGCGGGCGTGCACCCGACCACGGTGTACCGGCGCTGGGGCTCGGCAGCTCAGCTCCTGAGCGATGTGGCCACCAGCCGGTTCAGCGGCGACGTCGTCGTGCCCGACACCGGCACCCTCGCCGGTGACCTGGAGCGCTGGCTGGGGGACGTGGCGACCGACCTCGCGGACCCCGACACCCTCGCGCTCATGCGCGCCGCCATCGGCTCCGGGCCGGAAGGCGGCTGCGCCTGCATCGGGGACCGGCATGAGCAGCTGAGCGCCATCATCGAGCGCGAGCGGTCCCGCGGCGGCCGTGCCCCCGCTGTGGAGAGCGCCGTGGACTTCCTGCTGGGACCGCTGTACTACCGCGCCATCTTCAGCGCCCAGCCGGCCTCCAGCGACTGGGCACGTGAACTGGTGTCCACGTTCCTCTCGGCGTCGAGGGCCCTGGCCTGAGCCCGCGCCGACGTCCACGTCGGCTACGGCAGCCGGCTCGTGGCCCCCATGGCACGGGCCACCCGCCGCCTGGTCGGTGTCCCGGTCCGCAATCGGTGCCGGTTTTACCGTTGAAGTGGTGTTTCCGGGGTAAGCGACATCCGGTAAGAGCGCTTCGGCAGTGAGGCGGAATGATGAAATTGGCTGGGCAGACAGAAGGCCGGCAGCAATGGACGGATACTTCCGCGGCGGTGACCGCTGTGGTGGAAGGCACTGCGGGGATCGGTGATGCCCGTGACGCGGCCTGCGGATTCATGGAATCCTTGCGGGTCGATCATGGGATCGAAGTGTCCTCGCGGGCAGTCGGAATGGTTCAGCTGGTGGTGTCCGAGCTGGTGACCAATGCCCGCAAACACGCCCCGGGTCCCTGTGTGATGACCTTGGAGGCCGACGGCGAGGCCGTCACGGTGACGGTGTGGGACAGCGGCACCGCGTTGCCGCGGATCCTGCCGCCGAACCCGGCCCGGGTCGGTCAGCACGGTCTGGAGATCGTCATGGCGGTGTCCCGGAGCTTCGAGATCCATCGGGAGCCGGTCGGCAAACGCATCCGGGCCTCGGTGGTCCTCGCCGACGACCCGGGCGGTGACGCGGCAGGCCGTCAGCCGATGTGAGCACGGCCACGGGGCGGTGCCGTCCGTCCGGTCACAGGCTCGCCGCGTGATCGGGGACGTACGTCTGCAGATCACGCGGCGGGCGCTCGTAGCCGGTCGACGGCGGGCGTTTCGGCAGCTCCAGCACCGGTGGCGGGACGTCGTGGTAGGGCAGCGAACCCAGCAGATGGGCGATCATGTTGAGGCGGGCCCGCCGTTTGTCGTCGCTCTCGACGATGAACCAGGGCGCCTCGGTGATGTCCGTATGGACCAGCATCTCGTCCTTGGCCCGTGAGTACGCCTCCCAGTGGGTGATCGACTCCAGGTCCATCGGCGAGAGCTTCCAGCGCCGTACCGGATCGTCGAGGCGGCGCCGGAACCGGTCCTCCTGTACGGCGTCGCTCACCGAGAACCAGTACTTGCGCAGCACGATCCCCTCCTCCACCAGCATCCGCTCGAAGATCGGGCACTGGCGCAGGAAGAGCTGGTACTCCTGCTTCGTGCAGAAGCCCATCACGTGCTCGACACCGGCCCGGTTGTACCAGCTGCGGTCGAACAGCACGATCTCGCCGGCCGCCGGAAGGTGTTCGGTGTAGCGCTGGAAGTACCACTGGGTGCGCTGCCGCTCGGTCGGCTTGGGCAGGGCCACGATCCGGGCGACCCGCGGATTGAGGTGCTCGGCGACACGCTTGATGGTGCCGCCCTTGCCGGCCGCGTCGCGTCCCTCGAAGACGACCACGAGCCGGGCGCCCTCCGCCCGGACCCATTCCTGGAGTTTCACCAACTCGGTCTGCAGGCGCAACAGTTCACGCTCGTACGGTTTACGCGGCAGAGTTGCCGCCTTCTTGTCGGCCATGCCGCCTCCACCGCTCGCGGACCCGGCGGGATCACCCCGCCCCGGGTCGGACACCAGGACAGCACCGTACTGACCGGCGAAGGACCGCGCACCCTGGTCTTCATCCGCGGCCCCTCAGCGGACGCGGATGAAGACCACGTCGTAGCCGCTGTTCGTGGCACGGGACCTGACGTAGACGCCGTCGTTGTCGCCGTTGGGGTTGCCCGTGTTGCCCTCGACGGTGGTGAAGGACGATCCGGACACCGTGCGCACGATCCCTATGTGCTCGTTGCCCCCGGTGAAGTCGCTTCCGCCGTCCCAGTCGAAGGCCACGATGTCGCCCGGCTGCGGGCTGGTCGTCACCGACAGGTGGTAGTTGCCGGCCCGCGCCTGCTTGACCCAGCCCGAGACATAGGAGTTGCGGTAGGAGCTGGCCCCGGTCTGCTTGGCCACCCAGCTCACGAACGTCGCGCACCAGGCGTAGTTGCTGGTGGAGAGGGAGAGACCGACCGACGAGCCGTAGCTGTTCGCGCGGGCGCTGCCCTCGACCGTGCCCACCTCGGCTTCCGCCACGTCGAGGATCCTGGCGTAGCCGCCACCGGGCGTAGGCGACGACGGCGGGGTGACCGCGCCGTACAGCGCGGCCTTGGTGTTGGGTCCCACGTGGCCGTCGACCGACAGCCCCTTCTCGGCCTGGAAGTCCCTGACGGCGCTGTCGGTGAGCGCGCCGAAGTCACCGTCGACGGCGAGATCGGCACCGTGGTGGTTGAGCAGGCTCTGCAACTCGGTGACACAGCCGCTGCGTTGCCCCTGCACGATCTCGTTCGGGCAGGAGGCGGAGTTCAGGTTGACCGGCGCGGGCGCGCCGTTGCCGCCGCCACCGCCGATGTTCGCGTACAGGGCGGCCTTGGTGGTCGGGCCGACCGCTCCGTCGGCGGTCAGGCCGCTCGCGGACTGGAAGGCCTTCACGGCCGCCAGGGTGCGGGGACCGAAACTTGCGTCGACGTCGAGGCTCTGGCCCTTGCCGTTCAGCAGGGACTGCAGCGTGGCGACGCAACCGCCGCTCTGCCCCTCCACGATGTTCTCCGGGCAGGACGACGACCTCAGGTCCAGGCTCGTCGACGGTGACTCGTCGGTGTCGTACAGCGCCCGCTTGGTGGCCTGACCGACCTGGCCGTCGGCCGTGAGACCGCGGGAGGACTGGAAGGCGCGGACGGCGCTCGCCGTCCCGGCCCCGAAGTCGCCGTCCACGTCGACGGCGTAGCCCTGGTGGCGCAGCAGCCGCTGCAGCTCGGTGACGCAGCCGCCCTTGGCACCCTGGACGATGTTCGCGGGGCAGGCGGACGAGTTCAGGTTGACGGGGGCGGGCGCCGAGCCTCCGGTCGCGTACAGCTTGCTCTTGGTCGCGGGGCCCACCCGCCCGTCCACGGCGATGGCGGTGGCGGCCTGGTACTCACGGACCGCGTAGAGCGTGCCCGCGCCGAACTGGCCGTCCACCGCCAGCCCGGCGCCGTGCGCGTTGAGCAGGTTCTGCAACTCCGTGACGCAACCGTTCGTCTGGCCCTGCACGATCTCGGCGGGGCAGGACGCGGAGGTCAGCCTGATGGGGGCCGGGGCCGCCGCGGCGGGCTGGGCGCCGATCACGATACCGGCCGAGACCATGGCCGCGGTGGCGGCGAAGGTCCCGACGCGTGTCCGCCACCCTGTCCCGGTGCGGTGCGCGTCCCGACCGTGTGGACCTTCGGCTTCGCTGCGAACGAGGAATGCGAGTCTTGCCATGGCGGGAGGTTCTCCTTCGGCGGGGGAGGGGTTCGGCGGCTGGAGGGGCGAGAACACGCAACCCGGCCCGTCCTCGCGGTTGCAGGACGGGCCGGGGCGGGTCGTCACTCATGGGTCAGACAGGCCGGACAGGCCAGACGGGCCAGACAGGCCGGGATGGACCGGATGGACCAGACAGGCCAGGCCGTTCAGGGAGGTGAGGCCGGTGAGGCCGTCGGACCTGGGGGAGCGGTCGGGCTCTCAGGCGGCGAAGCGCTTGAACGCCGCCCGGGTGCCCGAACCGGCGACGCCGTCGATGTCGCCCGTGTAGCCGTAGCTGTCCTTCAGCAGACGCTGCAACGCCTTGATGGTGTTGGTGCCGGGGTCCCCGTCGATCTCGCCGGTGTAGCCCCAGTACTTCGCGAGGCAGCGCTGGAAGGCCTTCCAGCTGTTGGTGCCCAGCTGACCGTCGATGGAGCCCGTGTAGCCCCAGTAGTCCGCGAGGAAGTTCTGGACGTTCTTGGCCTCGGCCGTGGTCAGACCGAAGTTCTGCGTCGCGGTCACGGCGGCGGGCTGTGCGACCGCCGCCGTCCGCGCGGTGGTCGCGGTCGCCGCGAAGCTGGTGCCCGCGGTCGCCACACTGCCGGCGGCGAGGCCGACAACGGTGACGAGTCCGGCGATGGTCGTGCCCAGAGCGTTCGCTCGCATGCTTTCCTCTTTCGGTCGTGGAATCCGCCCCTGTCCGGCCTGCCGGGATCGCCTGCCGGGATGAGGTGACGAGGTCAAAGGTGCAGGGCGTCAGGGCCCCTGGCCACGGCTGCGGAGCAGGTGACGGTTGCTCGGGACGACCACCCTGCTGACCTGCGAGGACAGGGCCTCGCGGGACGGTTGTGCGGGACACCTGTGACAGATGTGACGGGCTCATGCAGAATGCGGAGCAGCGGAGGGGGGTCCCTGCTCACACTCATGACCGTATGGGGGAAGACATGGCGCGCTACAAGGCGCTGTCCGCCGAACTCGATCCTTGCGCCCGGCAGTTGGCGGAACGGTTACGCGGACTGAAGGATCACGGTGAACTGACGACGCGACACCTCGCGGCGAAGACCGGCTACAGCGCCAAGTCGTGGGAGCGGTATCTGGGAGGTACCTCGCTGCCGCCCCGGGAGGCGGTGGAGGCACTGGCCCGCATCACCGGCGCGGACCCCGTCCCCCTGATCGCGCTGCACGAGATCGCCGCGGACACCTGGGACAGCCGCCGCGCCAGGAACCCCGCGGAGCCGCTCACGCCGATCGGGCCCGCCGCACCACCTACCGCCGTACTACCTGCCGCCGTACCCCCGACCCCCGCACCGGCCCCAGGCCGCTTCCCGCACATCGCCCTCGCGGCAGGCGTCGTAGCCCTGAGCGTGGCCCTCCTGGCGGCCCTGCTGCTCCTGCTGCGCCTCGACGAGGACGCCACCCACGCGGCTGTCGCCGCCCCGCCCGCCACCACCGCGACCTCGCCGCCGCCCTCCTACACATGCCGCATCTCGCGCGTCGACGGCCGCTGGTCGGCCGGCCTCAACAAGGGCCGCAACGACGAGATCGTCTACGGGGCCACGGGCGCCGATGTCGCCGAGGCGCAGTGTCTCCTGCGCCGGGCGGGCATCTCGCCGGGCGGGATCGACGGCATGTTCGGCCCCCTGACGCTACGGGCCGTCAAAGCGTTCCAGCAGCGTTCGGGCCTGGTCGTCGACGGCATGCTGGGCCCGCGCTCCTGGAAGGCGCTGCGCGGATGACACGGGCCGCACCGTCCCCGGCGGGCGACCGACTGGCCGTCGTACTGAGGCAGTTGAAGGAGCGCACCGGCCTGAGCCTGGCACAGCTCGCGAACGTGACCACCTTCAGCAAGTCGTCCTGGGAGCGCTACCTCAACGGCAAGAGTCTGCCGCCCCGCAGCGCGGTCACGGAACTGTGCCGGCTCGCCGGCGAGCCGGCCGACCACCCGCTGGCGCTCCTGGACATCGCCCGAACGCACCGAACCCAGGTGACACACGGGACGTACGGGACACACGGGGCGCAGGGTACGCAGAGCACGCGCGTGACGCCACAGCCGGAAGCCGGCGCGCCCGCACGGGGGACACCCGCCCGACAGTCCACCGGCGTGCGGACGGCCACACCGCCCCCGGCCCAGACCGCCGTCGCCCTCTCCGACAACGGCGGAAACGAGACGGCACCGGACTCCACCCGCCCGGCCGGCCACCGGTCCGTCACCGTCCTCACCGCCCTGATGTCGGTCTGCGCCGTGACCATAGGAACGCTCGTACTCGTCAACCTTCCTTCCTCGCACCGCAAGCAGGCAGCACCGTCCCCGACGCCGTCCCCCGCCACCGGGGCGCTCTGCCGGCACGACTCCTGTCGGGACAAGGACCCGATCGCGATGAAGTGCGGCGCCGAGCCGACGACCCTCGCCGAGCACGAGACCGCCACGGGGGCCTGGCTCCAGATCCGCTACAGCCCGGAGTGCGGGGCGAGTTGGGCCCGTATGTGGGGCGCGGCCGTGGACGACCGCATCGAGTTGCGCACCGGAGGCCGGGACGGTTCCCTCCACCGCGCGCGGGTCACCAGCCGCGACGAGGCGGACACGTACGTCCACACGCTCATGAGTGTGGTCGGCCCCGGGACGACGGTCCGGGCCTGCTTCACCCCCGCCGCGGGCGGCCCGAGAGAATGCGTCAGGACGAGCCCGGACCGGACCGCCGACCCCCTCCCCGACGGCTGACGCGACCGGCCCTGTCGCGCCCGCCGCCCGCGCACGCCCGGGCGGGATTCTTCCTGGGGCTGGGCGCCTTCCAACCGTTCGACGGCGTCGTGGACCACAAGCTGCTGCGCCGGCACCAGATCGGGCCCACCGCCTGCGCCGAGAGCCGAAGACCCTGGCTGGTAGCTGGTAGCTGGTAGCTGGTAGCTGGTAGCTGGTAGCTGGTAGCCGCGGAGCCGGGGACGGTCGGGAACACTGTTCGTGCGGCGGTGTCCTGCGGTGGATTCACGCCACCGCGGGCCGGGTCCGGCAGCCGCCGGTCGAGCTCACGGCCGCGGCCCGCTCCACGAGCCATCCATTCGCCATGTCGTAAACCCGCCGCACCGGGTACACGGCGCTTCGTGCACACTCCCCAAGCCGCGCCCCGGACCTCGGAAGCTCCCACGGCGCTCAAGAAGGCCCTGACCACCCCGCTGCTCTACTTCTTCATCCTCGGTGACGTTCTCGGCGCCGGCGTATACGTCCTGGTCGGACAGGTCGCGGCCGATGCCGGTGGCGCCGTGTGGGCCCCGCTCCTGGTGGCCCTGTGCCTGGCGCTGCTGACGGCCGCCTCGTACGCCGAACTGGTCACCAAGTATCCGCGCGCGGGCGGAGCCTCCCATTACGCCACCCTGGCCTACGGGCCCTTCGCCGGATTCCTCGCCGGTTTCTGCATGCTCGCCGCAGGCGTCGTGTCGGTGGGCGCCCTGGCCCGCGGGTTCGGCGGCGACTACCTGTCCGAGTTCGTCTCGCTTCCGGTGGTGCTCGTCACGATCGTCTTCCTGGCCGCGCTGGCGCTGCTGAACGCCCGGGGCATCAGCGAGTCGACGAGGGCCAACGCCGTCGCGACGGTCATCGAGGTCGGCGGACTCCTGCTGGTGATCGGGCTCGGTGCCTGGATCGTGCTCCGCGGCGACGGAGACGTGGGACGGCTCACCGACCTCGGCACCCCGAGCAAGGGGCCCGCCGCCGCCGTGCTCAGCGGGGCGGTACTCGCCTACTACTCGTTCGTCGGATTCGAGACGTCCGTCAACGTGGCCGAGGAGACCCGTGATCCCCGGCGCGCCTACCCCAGGGCGCTCTTCGGCGCGCTGGTCACCGCGGGGGCGGTGTACGTCCTGGTGGGAGCCGCCGCGGCGGCGGCCGTGCCGACGGGGAAGCTGGCCGAGTCCAGCGGACCGCTCCTCGAAGTCGTCCGTGCGGCCGGCGGGGTCCCCACCAAGGTCTTCAGCGCCATCGCCCTGGTCGCTGTAGCCAACGGCGCGCTGCTCACCGGC
This sequence is a window from Streptomyces ortus. Protein-coding genes within it:
- a CDS encoding helix-turn-helix domain-containing protein, which translates into the protein MTRAAPSPAGDRLAVVLRQLKERTGLSLAQLANVTTFSKSSWERYLNGKSLPPRSAVTELCRLAGEPADHPLALLDIARTHRTQVTHGTYGTHGAQGTQSTRVTPQPEAGAPARGTPARQSTGVRTATPPPAQTAVALSDNGGNETAPDSTRPAGHRSVTVLTALMSVCAVTIGTLVLVNLPSSHRKQAAPSPTPSPATGALCRHDSCRDKDPIAMKCGAEPTTLAEHETATGAWLQIRYSPECGASWARMWGAAVDDRIELRTGGRDGSLHRARVTSRDEADTYVHTLMSVVGPGTTVRACFTPAAGGPRECVRTSPDRTADPLPDG
- a CDS encoding peptidoglycan-binding protein, encoding MARLAFLVRSEAEGPHGRDAHRTGTGWRTRVGTFAATAAMVSAGIVIGAQPAAAAPAPIRLTSASCPAEIVQGQTNGCVTELQNLLNAHGAGLAVDGQFGAGTLYAVREYQAATAIAVDGRVGPATKSKLYATGGSAPAPVNLNSSACPANIVQGAKGGCVTELQRLLRHQGYAVDVDGDFGAGTASAVRAFQSSRGLTADGQVGQATKRALYDTDESPSTSLDLRSSSCPENIVEGQSGGCVATLQSLLNGKGQSLDVDASFGPRTLAAVKAFQSASGLTADGAVGPTTKAALYANIGGGGGNGAPAPVNLNSASCPNEIVQGQRSGCVTELQSLLNHHGADLAVDGDFGALTDSAVRDFQAEKGLSVDGHVGPNTKAALYGAVTPPSSPTPGGGYARILDVAEAEVGTVEGSARANSYGSSVGLSLSTSNYAWCATFVSWVAKQTGASSYRNSYVSGWVKQARAGNYHLSVTTSPQPGDIVAFDWDGGSDFTGGNEHIGIVRTVSGSSFTTVEGNTGNPNGDNDGVYVRSRATNSGYDVVFIRVR
- a CDS encoding APC family permease produces the protein MHTPQAAPRTSEAPTALKKALTTPLLYFFILGDVLGAGVYVLVGQVAADAGGAVWAPLLVALCLALLTAASYAELVTKYPRAGGASHYATLAYGPFAGFLAGFCMLAAGVVSVGALARGFGGDYLSEFVSLPVVLVTIVFLAALALLNARGISESTRANAVATVIEVGGLLLVIGLGAWIVLRGDGDVGRLTDLGTPSKGPAAAVLSGAVLAYYSFVGFETSVNVAEETRDPRRAYPRALFGALVTAGAVYVLVGAAAAAAVPTGKLAESSGPLLEVVRAAGGVPTKVFSAIALVAVANGALLTGIMSSRLAYGMARDGLLPNFLTKVLPGRRTPWAAIAATTALSLLLALTGDVGTLASTLVLLLLVVFFLVNTSVLVLRREVTDHDHFRAPSVVPVLGAASCVLLATQIEREVWLKGLAVLAVGVVLGLVAAVRLRRAR
- a CDS encoding peptidoglycan-binding protein, with translation MARYKALSAELDPCARQLAERLRGLKDHGELTTRHLAAKTGYSAKSWERYLGGTSLPPREAVEALARITGADPVPLIALHEIAADTWDSRRARNPAEPLTPIGPAAPPTAVLPAAVPPTPAPAPGRFPHIALAAGVVALSVALLAALLLLLRLDEDATHAAVAAPPATTATSPPPSYTCRISRVDGRWSAGLNKGRNDEIVYGATGADVAEAQCLLRRAGISPGGIDGMFGPLTLRAVKAFQQRSGLVVDGMLGPRSWKALRG
- a CDS encoding ATP-binding protein — protein: MESLRVDHGIEVSSRAVGMVQLVVSELVTNARKHAPGPCVMTLEADGEAVTVTVWDSGTALPRILPPNPARVGQHGLEIVMAVSRSFEIHREPVGKRIRASVVLADDPGGDAAGRQPM
- a CDS encoding peptidoglycan-binding domain-containing protein, coding for MRANALGTTIAGLVTVVGLAAGSVATAGTSFAATATTARTAAVAQPAAVTATQNFGLTTAEAKNVQNFLADYWGYTGSIDGQLGTNSWKAFQRCLAKYWGYTGEIDGDPGTNTIKALQRLLKDSYGYTGDIDGVAGSGTRAAFKRFAA
- a CDS encoding TetR/AcrR family transcriptional regulator, with product MDDAQAQVRPGGRSAKVRAAVHHAVAQLLAEEPAEALTIPAVAARAGVHPTTVYRRWGSAAQLLSDVATSRFSGDVVVPDTGTLAGDLERWLGDVATDLADPDTLALMRAAIGSGPEGGCACIGDRHEQLSAIIERERSRGGRAPAVESAVDFLLGPLYYRAIFSAQPASSDWARELVSTFLSASRALA
- the ppk2 gene encoding polyphosphate kinase 2, encoding MADKKAATLPRKPYERELLRLQTELVKLQEWVRAEGARLVVVFEGRDAAGKGGTIKRVAEHLNPRVARIVALPKPTERQRTQWYFQRYTEHLPAAGEIVLFDRSWYNRAGVEHVMGFCTKQEYQLFLRQCPIFERMLVEEGIVLRKYWFSVSDAVQEDRFRRRLDDPVRRWKLSPMDLESITHWEAYSRAKDEMLVHTDITEAPWFIVESDDKRRARLNMIAHLLGSLPYHDVPPPVLELPKRPPSTGYERPPRDLQTYVPDHAASL